Proteins encoded in a region of the Canis lupus dingo isolate Sandy chromosome 17, ASM325472v2, whole genome shotgun sequence genome:
- the WBP1 gene encoding WW domain-binding protein 1 isoform X2: MAQASSGNGSEEAWGALRVPQQQLRELCPGVNNQPYLCESGHCCGETGCCTYYYELWWFWLLWTVLILFSCCCAFRHRRAKLRLQQQQRQREINLLAYHGACHGVGPVPTGSLLDLRLLSTFKPPAYEDVVHRPGTPPPPYTAASGCPLTASSERTCRSSASSCPAPCEGTNVEGGSSHQSAPPHQEGEPGAGMSPTPTPPSCRYRRLTGDSGIELCPCPDSSEGKPVKEARAGATPPDLEDPCVLPLNPVPQASPVELASSEGDIP, translated from the exons ATGGCTCAGGCCAGCAGCGGGAACGGCAGCGAGGAGGCCTGGGGGGCACTTCGCGTGCCGCAACAGCAG CTTCGAGAGCTGTGCCCAGGAGTGAACAACCAGCCCTACCTCTGTGAGAGTGGTCACTGCTGCGGGGAGACGGGCTGCTGCACCTACTACTATGAGCTCTGGT GGTTCTGGCTGCTCTGGACTGTCCTCATCCTCTTTAGCTGCTGTTGCGCCTTCCGTCATCGACGAGCTAAGCTCCGGCTGCAGCAACAGCAGCGGCAGCGTGAGATCAACTTGTTAGCCTACCATGGGGCATGCCATGGAGTTGGCCCTGTCCCCACCGGTTCGCTGCTTGACCTTC GCCTCCTCAGCACCTTCAAACCCCCAGCCTATGAGGATGTGGTTCACCGGCCGGGCACACCACCACCTCCTTACACTGCAGCCTCAGGCTGCCCCTTGACTGCTTCCAGTGAACGCACCTGCCGCTCCTCTGCTTctagctgccctgccccctgcgaGGGAACAAATGTGGAAGGTGGTTCCTCCCACCAGAGTGCACCCCCTCATCAGGAGGGTGAGCCAGGGGCTGGGATGAGCCCTACCCCCACACCCCCTTCCTGCCGCTATCGCCGCCTGACTGGTGACTCAGGTATTGAGCTCTGCCCTTGTCCTGACTCTAGCGAGGGCAAGCCAGTCAAGGAGGCTAGGGCTGGTGCCACCCCACCAGATCTGGAGGACCCTTGTGTGCTGCCCCTCAATCCTGTACCCCAGGCCTCCCCTGTGGAGCTAGCTTCCAGTGAAGGGGACATCCCATAA
- the INO80B gene encoding INO80 complex subunit B isoform X1, with product MSKLWRRGSTSGAMEAPEPGEALELSLAGAHSHGVHKKKHKKHKKKHKKKHHQEEEAGPTQPSPAKPQLKLKIKLGGQILGTKSVPTFTVIPEGPRSPSPLMVVDNEEEPMEGVPLEQYRAWLDEDSNLSPSPLRDLSGGLGGQEEEEEQRWLDALEKGELDDNGDLKKEINERLLTARQRALLQKARSQPSPMLPLPVAGGCPAPALTEEMLLKREERARKRRLQAARRAEEHKNQTIERLTKTAAPSGRGGRGAARGERRGGRTAAPAPMVRYSSGAQGSTLSFPPGIPAPAPVSQRPSPSGPPPRCSVPGCPHPRRYACSRTGQALCSLQCYRINLQMRLGGPEGPGSPLLAT from the exons ATGAGTAAGCTGTGGCGGCGCGGGAGCACCTCCGGGGCTATGGAAGCCCCTGAACCGG GGGAAGCGCTGGAATTGAGTCTGGCGGGTGCCCACAGCCATGGAGTGCACAAGAAAAAGCACAAGAAGCACaagaaaaaacacaagaagaaacaCCACCAGGAAGAGGAGGCTGGGCCGACGCAGCCGTCACCTGCCAAGCCCCAGCTTAAACTCAAAATCAAACTGGGTGGGCAGATCCTGGGCACCAagag TGTTCCTACTTTCACTGTGATCCCTGAGGGTCCTCGTTCACCCTCTCCCCTTATGGTTGTGGACAACGAAGAGGAACCTATGGAAGGAGTCCCCCTTGAGCAGTACCGTGCCTGGCTGG ATGAAGACAGTAAtctgtccccctccccacttcGGGACTTGTCAGGGGGCTTAGGGGgtcaagaggaagaggaggaacagaggtGGCTGGATGCCTTGGAGAAGGGGGAGCTAGATGACAATGGAGATCTCAAGAAGGAAATCAATGAACGGTTGCTCACTGCTCGACAG CGAGCTCTACTCCAGAAGGCGCGGAGTCAGCCTTCCCCGATGTTGCCGCTACCTGTGGCTGGGGGCTGCCCGGCCCCGGCCCTCACCGAGGAGATGCTGCTGAAGCGGGAGGAGAGGGCGCGAAAGAGACGGCTGCAGGCGGCTCGGCGGGCGGAGGAGCACAAGAACCAGACTATCGAGCGCCTCACCAAGACCGCGGCGCCCAGCGGGCGGGGAGGCCGAGGGGCAGCGCGGGGCGAGCGACGGGGAGGGCGCACGGCGGCCCCGGCCCCAATGGTGCGCTACAGCAGCGGGGCCCAGGGTTCCACCCTTTCCTTCCCGCCAGGCATCCCCGCCCCCGCGCCAGTGTCTCAGCGGCCGTCCCCATCTGGCCCTCCTCCTCGGTGCTCCGTCCCCGGCTGCCCGCACCCACGCCGCTACGCCTGCTCGCGCACGGGCCAGGCGCTCTGCAGCCTTCAGTGCTACCGCATCAACCTGCAGATGCGGCTTGGAGGGCCCGAGGGCCCCGGGTCCCCCCTTTTGGCTACTTAA
- the INO80B gene encoding INO80 complex subunit B isoform X2, which yields MSKLWRRGSTSGAMEAPEPGEALELSLAGAHSHGVHKKKHKKHKKKHKKKHHQEEEAGPTQPSPAKPQLKLKIKLGGQILGTKSVPTFTVIPEGPRSPSPLMVVDNEEEPMEGVPLEQYRAWLDEDSNLSPSPLRDLSGGLGGQEEEEEQRWLDALEKGELDDNGDLKKEINERLLTARQRALLQKARSQPSPMLPLPVAGGCPAPALTEEMLLKREERARKRRLQAARRAEEHKNQTIERLTKTAAPPRQCLSGRPHLALLLGAPSPAARTHAATPARARARRSAAFSATASTCRCGLEGPRAPGPPFWLLKVLT from the exons ATGAGTAAGCTGTGGCGGCGCGGGAGCACCTCCGGGGCTATGGAAGCCCCTGAACCGG GGGAAGCGCTGGAATTGAGTCTGGCGGGTGCCCACAGCCATGGAGTGCACAAGAAAAAGCACAAGAAGCACaagaaaaaacacaagaagaaacaCCACCAGGAAGAGGAGGCTGGGCCGACGCAGCCGTCACCTGCCAAGCCCCAGCTTAAACTCAAAATCAAACTGGGTGGGCAGATCCTGGGCACCAagag TGTTCCTACTTTCACTGTGATCCCTGAGGGTCCTCGTTCACCCTCTCCCCTTATGGTTGTGGACAACGAAGAGGAACCTATGGAAGGAGTCCCCCTTGAGCAGTACCGTGCCTGGCTGG ATGAAGACAGTAAtctgtccccctccccacttcGGGACTTGTCAGGGGGCTTAGGGGgtcaagaggaagaggaggaacagaggtGGCTGGATGCCTTGGAGAAGGGGGAGCTAGATGACAATGGAGATCTCAAGAAGGAAATCAATGAACGGTTGCTCACTGCTCGACAG CGAGCTCTACTCCAGAAGGCGCGGAGTCAGCCTTCCCCGATGTTGCCGCTACCTGTGGCTGGGGGCTGCCCGGCCCCGGCCCTCACCGAGGAGATGCTGCTGAAGCGGGAGGAGAGGGCGCGAAAGAGACGGCTGCAGGCGGCTCGGCGGGCGGAGGAGCACAAGAACCAGACTATCGAGCGCCTCACCAAGACCGCGGCGCCC CCGCGCCAGTGTCTCAGCGGCCGTCCCCATCTGGCCCTCCTCCTCGGTGCTCCGTCCCCGGCTGCCCGCACCCACGCCGCTACGCCTGCTCGCGCACGGGCCAGGCGCTCTGCAGCCTTCAGTGCTACCGCATCAACCTGCAGATGCGGCTTGGAGGGCCCGAGGGCCCCGGGTCCCCCCTTTTGGCTACTTAAGGTCCTTACCTAA
- the WBP1 gene encoding WW domain-binding protein 1 isoform X1, translated as MAQASSGNGSEEAWGALRVPQQQSPAASSLEGAIWRRAGTQTRALDAILYHPQQSHLLRELCPGVNNQPYLCESGHCCGETGCCTYYYELWWFWLLWTVLILFSCCCAFRHRRAKLRLQQQQRQREINLLAYHGACHGVGPVPTGSLLDLRLLSTFKPPAYEDVVHRPGTPPPPYTAASGCPLTASSERTCRSSASSCPAPCEGTNVEGGSSHQSAPPHQEGEPGAGMSPTPTPPSCRYRRLTGDSGIELCPCPDSSEGKPVKEARAGATPPDLEDPCVLPLNPVPQASPVELASSEGDIP; from the exons ATGGCTCAGGCCAGCAGCGGGAACGGCAGCGAGGAGGCCTGGGGGGCACTTCGCGTGCCGCAACAGCAG AGTCCGGCAGCGTCTTCTCTTGAGGGAGCAATTTGGAGAAGAGCTGGAACCCAGACTCGCGCCCTGGATGCCATCCTTTATCATCCACAGCAATCCCATCTG CTTCGAGAGCTGTGCCCAGGAGTGAACAACCAGCCCTACCTCTGTGAGAGTGGTCACTGCTGCGGGGAGACGGGCTGCTGCACCTACTACTATGAGCTCTGGT GGTTCTGGCTGCTCTGGACTGTCCTCATCCTCTTTAGCTGCTGTTGCGCCTTCCGTCATCGACGAGCTAAGCTCCGGCTGCAGCAACAGCAGCGGCAGCGTGAGATCAACTTGTTAGCCTACCATGGGGCATGCCATGGAGTTGGCCCTGTCCCCACCGGTTCGCTGCTTGACCTTC GCCTCCTCAGCACCTTCAAACCCCCAGCCTATGAGGATGTGGTTCACCGGCCGGGCACACCACCACCTCCTTACACTGCAGCCTCAGGCTGCCCCTTGACTGCTTCCAGTGAACGCACCTGCCGCTCCTCTGCTTctagctgccctgccccctgcgaGGGAACAAATGTGGAAGGTGGTTCCTCCCACCAGAGTGCACCCCCTCATCAGGAGGGTGAGCCAGGGGCTGGGATGAGCCCTACCCCCACACCCCCTTCCTGCCGCTATCGCCGCCTGACTGGTGACTCAGGTATTGAGCTCTGCCCTTGTCCTGACTCTAGCGAGGGCAAGCCAGTCAAGGAGGCTAGGGCTGGTGCCACCCCACCAGATCTGGAGGACCCTTGTGTGCTGCCCCTCAATCCTGTACCCCAGGCCTCCCCTGTGGAGCTAGCTTCCAGTGAAGGGGACATCCCATAA